Proteins encoded together in one Streptomyces umbrinus window:
- a CDS encoding glycoside hydrolase family 5 protein produces the protein MTAPPRSLRPAALAALLGSVLLLLVSVLPTTSASASATTDRKSATPAATTPVGINGQLKVCGTKLCNSRGNPIQLRGMSTHGTQWYPHCLTSGSLNALAQDWKADVLRVSTYVQEGGYETNPQHFTNLAHSLIQQATDRGMYVIVDWHMLTPGDPNTNLSKARQFFTDIANRNKDKNNILYEIANEPSGVSWSRIKSYAEQIIPTVRAIDSDAPVLVGTRAWSSFGVSEGADESEVVNNPVRAANIMYTFHFYAYSHRDEYLATLSRAADRLPVFVTEFGTQNYAGEGSNDFAMSQRYLDLMANKKISWTNWNFSDDNRSGAVFKTGTCNRNGPWTGTSSLKPAGAWIRDRVATPDNFPVA, from the coding sequence ATGACGGCACCCCCACGGTCGTTGCGCCCCGCTGCGCTCGCCGCCCTGCTCGGCAGCGTCCTGCTCCTGCTCGTGAGCGTCCTTCCCACCACCTCCGCCTCCGCCTCCGCAACCACCGACCGGAAGTCCGCGACACCCGCGGCAACCACACCGGTCGGTATCAACGGACAGCTCAAGGTCTGTGGCACCAAGCTGTGCAACAGCCGCGGAAACCCCATCCAGCTGCGCGGCATGAGCACACACGGCACCCAGTGGTACCCGCACTGCCTGACCAGCGGTTCACTCAATGCCTTGGCGCAGGACTGGAAGGCCGATGTCCTGCGTGTCTCGACCTATGTGCAGGAGGGCGGATACGAGACGAACCCGCAGCACTTCACCAACCTCGCCCACTCGCTCATCCAGCAGGCGACGGACCGCGGCATGTACGTGATCGTCGACTGGCACATGCTCACCCCCGGCGACCCGAACACCAACCTGAGCAAGGCGCGGCAGTTCTTCACCGACATCGCCAACCGCAACAAGGACAAGAACAACATCCTCTACGAGATCGCCAACGAACCCAGCGGGGTGAGCTGGTCGCGGATCAAGAGCTACGCGGAGCAGATCATCCCGACCGTCCGCGCCATCGACTCCGACGCCCCCGTGCTGGTCGGGACCCGCGCATGGTCCTCGTTCGGTGTCTCCGAGGGCGCCGACGAGTCCGAAGTGGTGAACAACCCGGTCCGGGCGGCCAACATCATGTACACCTTCCACTTCTACGCGTACTCGCATCGCGACGAGTACCTGGCGACCCTGTCGCGTGCCGCCGACCGGCTCCCGGTCTTCGTCACGGAGTTCGGCACCCAGAACTACGCCGGCGAGGGAAGCAACGACTTCGCCATGTCCCAGCGCTACCTCGACCTCATGGCGAACAAGAAGATCAGCTGGACGAACTGGAACTTCTCCGACGACAACCGTTCCGGGGCCGTCTTCAAGACGGGAACCTGCAACAGAAACGGACCCTGGACCGGCACCTCGTCCCTGAAGCCCGCGGGCGCCTGGATCCGTGACCGCGTCGCGACGCCCGACAACTTCCCGGTCGCCTGA
- a CDS encoding IMP cyclohydrolase, with product MRRQGELTVAPTGPAERDALRHYPAAREGTDWLVLGNGEQVATIAERLTGGALPVAALDQLDYEPDPPIFTPRISVSLAWTGLEQLGLVQLAVA from the coding sequence ATCCGCCGCCAAGGGGAACTGACTGTCGCGCCCACCGGCCCAGCGGAGCGGGACGCCCTTCGGCACTATCCCGCCGCTCGTGAAGGAACGGACTGGCTTGTCCTCGGCAACGGCGAGCAAGTGGCGACTATCGCGGAACGTCTCACTGGCGGGGCCTTGCCGGTGGCGGCCCTGGATCAGCTGGACTATGAGCCGGACCCGCCGATCTTCACTCCCCGCATCAGCGTGTCGTTGGCTTGGACGGGCCTGGAACAGCTTGGTTTGGTGCAGCTCGCCGTAGCTTGA
- a CDS encoding NADPH:quinone reductase, whose translation MLASWYDEQGSAADVLHVGELPDPEPGPGEVRIRVSVSGVNPGDTKKRRGWLGSSMPYPRVIPHSDAAGVIDKVGERVDTRRVGQRVWVYGAQSYRAFGTAAQYTVVPDPQAVPLPDHLGDELGASLGIPGITAHRAVFADGPVGGRIVLVHGVLGGVGSLAAQLACWDGATVIGTVRRSGDLDRVDPAVISHAVALDADDPAAEIRAYAPDGVNCVIEVSLSANADLDNAVTALDAVIAAYGTHADRTELPFWPLLFNNVTVRLLGSDDFPVTARRQAARDLTAAAAAGALTVGIGDVYPLEDITKAHDRVDAGGRGRVLVTVTG comes from the coding sequence ATGCTCGCGTCCTGGTACGACGAACAGGGCTCCGCCGCCGACGTGTTGCACGTCGGTGAACTGCCCGACCCCGAGCCCGGCCCCGGTGAGGTGCGGATCCGGGTGAGCGTGTCGGGCGTCAACCCCGGCGACACCAAGAAGCGCCGCGGCTGGCTCGGCTCCTCGATGCCCTACCCACGCGTGATCCCGCACAGCGATGCCGCCGGTGTCATCGACAAGGTGGGCGAGAGGGTCGACACCCGCCGCGTAGGACAGCGGGTCTGGGTGTACGGCGCCCAGTCCTACCGGGCCTTCGGCACCGCGGCCCAGTACACCGTCGTACCCGACCCGCAGGCCGTCCCGCTCCCCGACCACCTCGGCGACGAACTCGGCGCGAGCCTGGGCATCCCCGGAATCACCGCCCACCGAGCGGTGTTCGCGGACGGCCCGGTCGGCGGCCGGATCGTACTCGTGCACGGGGTGCTCGGCGGCGTCGGCTCGCTGGCCGCCCAACTCGCCTGCTGGGACGGCGCCACCGTCATCGGCACCGTCCGCCGCAGCGGCGACCTCGACCGCGTCGACCCGGCTGTCATCTCCCACGCCGTCGCCCTGGACGCCGACGACCCGGCAGCCGAGATCCGCGCGTACGCGCCCGACGGCGTGAACTGCGTCATCGAGGTGTCCCTGTCGGCCAACGCCGACCTGGACAACGCGGTCACCGCACTCGACGCCGTCATCGCCGCCTACGGAACGCACGCCGACCGCACCGAACTCCCTTTCTGGCCCCTGCTGTTCAACAACGTGACCGTGCGTCTGCTCGGCAGCGACGACTTCCCCGTCACGGCCAGACGGCAGGCAGCCCGCGACCTCACCGCGGCAGCCGCAGCCGGCGCCCTCACCGTCGGCATCGGTGACGTCTACCCGCTCGAGGACATCACCAAGGCCCACGACCGGGTCGACGCGGGCGGGCGCGGCCGGGTGCTGGTCACGGTCACCGGCTGA
- a CDS encoding transposase family protein, with product MSKNQPAEDTQEVVYQVRLPLSKRTISLVADLIRRRRNQMRSPWRKAEPGRQAVIVLAVLRHDQRLADMAGGNSVGESTVRRWVKEVVKLLAARSPRLDRALKKIARSGGVVVLLDGTLIRTHRRTGKDDRKNYSGKHKTHGLLFLALTDEKGNLIWISAAKPGRSSEITTARHNKITGHLREAGLGALADLGFVGLDDKPDDDPVIITGRKATRNHQLTAAEKETNRLVSRERAANEHGFANLKSWRTLTKLRTDTRQATTLLRALLVLANSEVQR from the coding sequence GTGAGCAAAAACCAGCCCGCCGAGGACACTCAGGAAGTTGTCTACCAGGTCCGCCTCCCGCTGTCGAAGCGGACCATCAGCCTCGTCGCCGACCTGATACGCCGGCGCCGGAACCAGATGCGCTCGCCCTGGCGCAAGGCCGAACCCGGCCGGCAGGCCGTCATCGTGCTCGCCGTCCTGCGCCACGACCAGCGTCTGGCCGACATGGCCGGCGGCAACAGTGTCGGGGAGTCCACCGTTCGCCGCTGGGTGAAGGAAGTCGTGAAGCTGCTGGCCGCCCGGTCCCCGCGCCTGGACCGGGCGTTGAAGAAGATCGCCCGCAGCGGCGGGGTCGTGGTCCTCCTCGACGGCACCCTGATCCGCACCCACCGCCGCACCGGGAAGGACGACCGGAAGAACTACTCAGGCAAGCACAAGACCCATGGCCTGCTGTTTCTCGCGCTGACCGACGAGAAGGGCAACCTGATCTGGATCTCCGCGGCCAAGCCCGGCCGGTCCAGCGAGATCACCACCGCCCGCCACAACAAGATCACCGGACACCTGCGGGAAGCCGGCCTCGGCGCCCTGGCCGACCTCGGCTTCGTCGGCCTCGACGACAAACCCGACGACGACCCGGTGATCATCACCGGCCGCAAGGCCACCCGCAACCACCAGCTGACCGCTGCCGAGAAGGAGACGAACCGCCTGGTCAGCCGCGAACGCGCCGCCAACGAACACGGCTTCGCGAACCTCAAGTCATGGCGGACCCTGACCAAGCTCCGCACCGACACCCGGCAGGCCACCACGCTCCTGCGAGCCCTGCTCGTCCTGGCGAACAGCGAAGTACAGCGGTGA
- a CDS encoding helix-turn-helix domain-containing protein: MTRASDGSRGERADAARNRARLLEVAARLVAERGAEHVTMHEVAEAAGVGKGTLFRRFGDRDGLLLALLAEAEAEFQEAYTSGPPPLGPGAPARDRLEAFGCALIERNTADADPGAALGRRLPHARRHAWTPPVPCTAMSQRSSGKRESTVTTTCSPMPCSPL, encoded by the coding sequence GTGACACGGGCATCCGACGGCTCCAGAGGCGAGCGGGCCGACGCCGCCCGCAACCGTGCCCGGCTGCTGGAGGTGGCTGCCCGGCTGGTGGCCGAGCGGGGCGCCGAGCATGTGACGATGCACGAGGTCGCGGAGGCGGCCGGCGTCGGAAAGGGCACGCTCTTTCGCCGGTTCGGCGACCGTGACGGCCTCCTGCTCGCCCTCCTCGCCGAAGCGGAGGCCGAGTTCCAGGAGGCGTACACGTCAGGCCCCCCGCCGCTGGGGCCGGGCGCGCCCGCGAGAGATCGACTGGAGGCGTTCGGCTGCGCCCTCATCGAGCGCAACACCGCGGACGCGGACCCCGGCGCCGCCCTGGGACGCCGACTGCCGCACGCACGCCGCCACGCGTGGACACCGCCAGTGCCCTGCACCGCCATGTCTCAACGCTCCTCAGGGAAGCGGGAGTCGACGGTGACCACGACATGCTCACCCATGCCCTGCTCGCCTTTGTGA
- a CDS encoding HIT family protein, translating into MTPPSCYTCGQEERFDDLPLRERITADQHWRVAHAFDTALPGWLVLVPRRHVTAIHELTDTEGETLGMWQVRLSRALHDVTGCVKTYVAQFAEVEGFAHVHFHIIPRMSDLPQKLRGPSVFELLRQPEHRRVSGGVTDEIVQSLRAHLLPDPSAP; encoded by the coding sequence ATGACGCCACCCAGCTGCTACACCTGCGGCCAGGAAGAACGATTCGACGATCTGCCGCTACGCGAGCGCATCACCGCGGATCAGCATTGGCGGGTAGCTCATGCTTTCGATACGGCGCTACCCGGATGGCTGGTGCTGGTGCCCCGCCGCCACGTCACGGCCATCCACGAGCTCACCGACACGGAGGGCGAGACGCTGGGAATGTGGCAGGTGAGGTTGTCTCGGGCTCTTCACGACGTGACTGGGTGCGTCAAGACCTACGTTGCGCAGTTCGCTGAGGTCGAAGGGTTCGCCCATGTGCACTTCCACATCATCCCGCGCATGAGCGACCTTCCACAGAAACTGCGTGGCCCCAGTGTCTTCGAGTTGCTCAGGCAGCCTGAACACCGACGGGTGTCCGGTGGAGTTACAGATGAGATCGTGCAGTCCCTTCGCGCGCACCTACTTCCTGACCCTTCCGCTCCGTAA
- a CDS encoding ArsR/SmtB family transcription factor: protein MSIVLDLGGLGPADLAAGPSPLSELMAGLHVLAEPEHHPEATGWASRAVASAPGLRDELSTFAPLWARFRCRLFFPRALPLAASLDEELAAIAALRAEDFLELVAPGVLGTNAQAMPPVRELRAGTAAAEDYARSCQRRSYARGELARQLVAAPLDLRDRLLAVLRAADTAFFAEDWRILRPALEEHAREVRRRLASRSPADVLTELLPTAARVGPGERVRLDKLQIDEVKVAPRPLVLVPSARVWPHLTVKHEHPSCVVVQYAARGTTPTAELTVRDLHQRLMALTSPARMELCRHLLGEPITTSELATRLGSSEPQVSRALRTLRDAGLVRSTRDGKLVRHRLATDVIQRLGHDVLATVAR from the coding sequence GTGAGCATCGTTCTCGACCTCGGAGGGCTCGGCCCCGCGGACCTCGCGGCAGGGCCCTCCCCGCTGTCGGAACTGATGGCGGGCCTGCACGTGCTCGCCGAACCCGAGCACCATCCGGAGGCCACCGGCTGGGCGTCCCGCGCCGTCGCCTCGGCACCCGGACTGCGCGACGAGTTGTCCACGTTCGCTCCTCTGTGGGCCCGCTTCCGCTGCCGCCTGTTCTTCCCCCGTGCGTTGCCGCTCGCGGCGAGCCTGGACGAGGAACTGGCGGCGATCGCGGCACTGCGGGCCGAGGACTTCCTCGAACTGGTGGCGCCCGGAGTCCTCGGCACCAACGCGCAGGCCATGCCGCCGGTTCGCGAGTTGCGCGCCGGCACCGCCGCCGCGGAGGACTACGCACGCAGCTGCCAGCGCCGTTCCTACGCCCGCGGTGAGCTGGCGCGACAGTTGGTGGCGGCACCGCTCGATCTGCGGGACCGGCTGCTGGCGGTGCTACGGGCCGCGGACACCGCGTTCTTCGCCGAGGACTGGCGCATCCTGCGCCCGGCCCTGGAGGAGCACGCCCGGGAGGTACGTCGCCGGCTGGCGTCCCGCTCCCCCGCGGATGTGCTCACCGAACTGCTGCCGACCGCGGCCCGGGTCGGACCGGGGGAACGGGTACGGCTGGACAAACTGCAGATCGACGAGGTGAAGGTGGCCCCGCGCCCCCTCGTCCTCGTGCCGTCCGCCCGGGTGTGGCCGCATCTGACCGTCAAGCACGAGCACCCGTCGTGCGTGGTGGTGCAGTACGCGGCGCGCGGCACCACCCCGACCGCGGAGCTGACCGTACGGGATCTGCATCAGCGGCTGATGGCGCTCACCTCGCCCGCGCGGATGGAGCTGTGCCGCCATCTGCTGGGCGAGCCCATCACCACCTCGGAGCTCGCCACCCGACTCGGTTCCAGCGAACCGCAGGTCTCGCGCGCCCTGCGGACCCTGCGTGACGCGGGCCTGGTGCGCTCCACCCGGGACGGCAAACTGGTCCGCCACCGGCTCGCCACGGACGTCATCCAGCGGCTGGGCCACGACGTCCTGGCAACCGTGGCGCGGTGA
- a CDS encoding CHRD domain-containing protein gives MIVVSAVAGALVLTACNSEDAATGAGASAAAGSPTAGGHASAGSGHAAGGETVQGAGRWDKNKEDAAFFSSVLNGANEVPIEGGPAVGDKDGHALALMRIQGDQVSYAFTFTGIGTPTLGHLHKGAKGVNGDVKIPFFTKKLEDGKKFVYGTVTVDDEDLLEGIKANAQNWYFNIHTAEFPGGAVRGQAYKLSPSVHVPDTMTPEILNSLVKSPE, from the coding sequence ATGATCGTCGTATCCGCCGTTGCCGGTGCGCTCGTGCTGACTGCCTGCAACAGTGAGGACGCTGCGACCGGCGCCGGGGCTAGCGCCGCGGCGGGTAGCCCCACTGCCGGCGGGCACGCGTCAGCCGGCAGCGGGCACGCTGCCGGGGGCGAGACCGTGCAGGGTGCCGGCCGCTGGGACAAGAACAAGGAGGACGCGGCCTTCTTCTCGTCGGTCCTCAACGGTGCGAACGAGGTGCCGATCGAGGGCGGGCCGGCCGTGGGTGACAAGGACGGGCACGCGCTCGCCCTCATGCGGATCCAGGGCGACCAGGTCTCCTACGCGTTCACCTTCACCGGGATCGGGACGCCGACCCTCGGTCACCTTCACAAGGGTGCCAAGGGAGTCAACGGCGATGTGAAGATCCCGTTCTTCACGAAGAAGCTGGAGGACGGCAAGAAGTTCGTCTACGGCACGGTGACCGTCGACGATGAGGACCTGCTGGAGGGCATCAAGGCCAACGCCCAGAACTGGTACTTCAACATCCACACCGCAGAGTTCCCTGGCGGTGCCGTGCGTGGTCAGGCCTACAAGCTCTCCCCGAGCGTCCACGTCCCCGACACCATGACCCCGGAGATCCTCAACTCCCTCGTCAAGAGCCCCGAGTAA
- a CDS encoding non-heme iron oxygenase ferredoxin subunit, which yields MHPSRAMPGSGYTYVCKLDVLEEDVPRRFEVESVPVALALALVVAEQQVFAIHDVCSHSAVPLSEGEVDGCTVECWLHASRFDLRTGHPLDPPATRPVPVYPVLIEDGSVYVRATSRTEQ from the coding sequence ATGCACCCGAGCAGAGCGATGCCCGGCAGCGGCTACACGTACGTCTGCAAGCTCGACGTACTCGAGGAAGACGTCCCGCGACGCTTCGAGGTGGAGAGCGTTCCCGTCGCCCTCGCCCTCGCCCTCGTCGTCGCCGAGCAGCAGGTCTTCGCGATCCATGACGTGTGTTCGCACAGCGCCGTCCCACTGTCGGAAGGGGAGGTGGACGGCTGCACGGTCGAGTGCTGGCTGCACGCCTCCCGCTTCGACCTGCGCACCGGCCACCCCCTCGACCCACCTGCGACCCGCCCCGTCCCGGTCTATCCGGTTCTGATCGAGGACGGATCCGTGTACGTACGCGCCACATCGCGGACCGAACAGTGA
- a CDS encoding AbgT family transporter, translating to MSTPDSRTQEVQADEPDEGGRGSRLLDLVERAGNALPHPFWLFWILGGVVALVSWALNVSGLRVEDPSSGDLVGVRSALSVAAVRDLITGAEESFVTFGPLGTVLMVMLGVAVAERSGLFEALARRMLSGLSPRAVVLGVALGGVLGKFLSDSAYVVLIPLGAVAFRAVGRSPMLGMIVAFVSINAAGDANPLIAPGDALFASVATEAAQLVDKDVVVRATDNMYFTTVSAFVLAGTIALVVDKVLAKREHHLLPDADLEAAAAQQVVAAEVDDATEVRALRTTGLAVLGYAALIVLAMVPASSPLRGEGGAIVESTFMNAIAVFLTVFFLLIGAVYGRLTGRIRGSRAIPEFMAEGVRSIAPLLVLFFAVSQFLALFKWTNIATVVAVEGADFLEQLGAPTLVLFSLLILTVALMNLLITSGSALWALVAPALVPMLMLLGTSPATTMALYRIADSCTNSITPMSTSFMLCVGYLQTLRRKAGIGTLVSFTLPVAAIMLVVWVLLFFLWYLLGIPLGPGAPVR from the coding sequence ATGAGCACACCCGACAGCCGCACCCAGGAGGTGCAGGCCGACGAGCCCGACGAGGGGGGCCGTGGCTCCCGCCTCCTCGACCTGGTCGAGCGTGCCGGAAACGCACTGCCGCATCCGTTCTGGCTGTTCTGGATCCTGGGCGGGGTGGTCGCCCTCGTCAGCTGGGCCCTGAACGTCTCCGGCCTGCGGGTCGAGGACCCCTCCTCGGGTGACCTGGTCGGCGTGCGCAGCGCCCTGTCGGTGGCCGCCGTGCGGGATCTGATCACCGGCGCCGAGGAGTCCTTCGTGACCTTCGGCCCGCTCGGCACCGTGCTCATGGTGATGCTCGGCGTTGCGGTCGCCGAGCGGTCGGGACTCTTCGAGGCGCTGGCCCGCCGCATGCTGTCGGGCCTTTCCCCGCGCGCGGTCGTCCTGGGCGTGGCCCTGGGCGGCGTACTGGGGAAGTTCCTGTCCGACTCCGCGTACGTGGTCCTCATCCCGCTCGGGGCGGTGGCCTTTCGCGCCGTGGGCCGCTCCCCCATGCTCGGCATGATCGTCGCGTTCGTCTCCATCAACGCCGCGGGTGACGCCAACCCGCTGATCGCCCCCGGTGACGCGCTGTTCGCCTCCGTGGCCACCGAGGCCGCGCAGCTCGTCGACAAGGACGTGGTGGTCCGCGCGACGGACAACATGTACTTCACCACCGTCTCGGCGTTCGTGCTGGCCGGCACGATCGCCCTGGTCGTGGACAAGGTCCTCGCCAAGCGCGAGCACCACCTGCTCCCCGACGCGGACCTGGAGGCGGCCGCGGCACAGCAGGTCGTCGCCGCCGAGGTCGACGACGCCACCGAGGTACGGGCCCTGCGGACGACCGGTCTTGCCGTGCTCGGCTACGCCGCGCTGATCGTGCTCGCGATGGTGCCCGCCTCGTCGCCGCTCCGCGGCGAGGGCGGCGCGATCGTGGAGTCCACCTTCATGAACGCCATCGCCGTCTTCCTCACCGTCTTCTTCCTGCTCATCGGCGCGGTGTACGGGCGGCTCACCGGGCGGATCAGGGGGAGCCGCGCGATACCGGAGTTCATGGCGGAGGGAGTGCGTTCCATCGCTCCGCTGCTGGTGCTCTTCTTCGCCGTGTCCCAGTTCCTCGCCCTGTTCAAGTGGACCAACATCGCCACGGTCGTCGCGGTCGAAGGCGCGGACTTCCTGGAGCAGTTGGGCGCGCCCACTCTGGTGCTGTTCTCCCTGCTGATCCTCACGGTCGCGCTGATGAACCTCCTCATCACCTCCGGCTCCGCCCTGTGGGCCCTGGTCGCCCCGGCACTGGTACCGATGCTGATGCTGCTCGGCACCAGCCCGGCCACCACCATGGCTCTGTACCGCATCGCCGATTCCTGTACGAACTCCATCACCCCCATGAGCACCTCGTTCATGCTCTGTGTCGGCTATCTGCAGACCCTGCGCCGCAAGGCCGGCATCGGCACCCTGGTCTCCTTCACCCTGCCCGTCGCCGCGATCATGCTGGTGGTGTGGGTGCTGCTGTTCTTCCTCTGGTATCTGCTGGGCATCCCGCTCGGTCCGGGCGCGCCGGTGCGGTGA
- a CDS encoding PadR family transcriptional regulator, giving the protein MLELAILGFLAEGPLPGHELRSRVSHLTGYTRPVSDGSLYPAINRLAKAGLLERQPDPRAGAARYLLSLTEAGHADMLQRLRKPAEHEITDHTRFYTVLSFLSLLPGVAEQHAVLRRRLAFLEEPASFFYDGDRPIRAEEVADPYRRGLLLTARATSRAERAWLREALGEEPLEKNS; this is encoded by the coding sequence ATGCTGGAACTCGCCATCCTGGGCTTCCTGGCCGAAGGCCCCTTGCCTGGTCATGAACTGCGCAGCCGTGTCTCCCATCTGACCGGCTACACCCGCCCGGTCAGCGACGGCAGTCTCTACCCGGCCATCAACCGCCTCGCCAAGGCGGGCCTGCTGGAACGGCAACCCGACCCGCGCGCGGGTGCCGCCCGCTACCTGCTGAGCCTCACCGAGGCCGGCCACGCCGACATGCTCCAGCGCCTGCGCAAGCCCGCCGAGCACGAGATCACCGACCACACCCGCTTCTACACGGTGCTGTCCTTCCTCTCGCTGCTCCCCGGCGTGGCCGAACAGCACGCGGTACTGCGCCGACGCCTGGCCTTCCTGGAGGAGCCCGCGAGCTTCTTCTACGACGGTGACCGGCCGATCCGCGCCGAGGAGGTCGCCGACCCCTACCGGCGCGGCCTTCTCCTGACCGCCCGCGCGACCAGCCGCGCCGAACGCGCCTGGCTCCGCGAGGCACTGGGCGAGGAACCGCTCGAGAAGAACTCCTGA
- a CDS encoding translation initiation factor IF-2 → MRRLLLLAPLLLFTAGCGVVHSSQGEATDAAREVARKAGERLYGQRPRTAEEVGRSASGIDGVEVLRVTGTSTNDGDGIDVVVRTSGSAYNGWLDPEEVAVRRCFVVRVSPKSEWREDPRDVDCPDGPPLTFAAPPEPPRLPYEELRAKLPRVPEGGRVDEAEVSRRLAALDLHPAVRTEVKADGGLVGVLLSVNGNGFDAQDCLLARVGPGATEVWVPPRIQRMPGEGGCTVGNALHPTASPH, encoded by the coding sequence ATGCGCCGACTGCTGCTGCTCGCCCCGCTGTTGCTGTTCACCGCCGGCTGCGGGGTGGTGCACTCCTCCCAGGGCGAGGCGACGGACGCCGCACGGGAAGTAGCCAGGAAGGCGGGCGAGCGTCTCTACGGCCAGCGTCCGCGCACGGCGGAGGAGGTCGGGCGCTCCGCCTCCGGCATCGACGGGGTGGAAGTACTGCGGGTGACGGGTACCTCGACAAACGACGGGGACGGCATCGACGTGGTCGTCCGCACGTCCGGCTCGGCGTACAACGGATGGCTCGACCCTGAGGAAGTCGCCGTGCGGCGCTGTTTCGTGGTGCGGGTGTCGCCCAAGTCGGAGTGGCGTGAGGATCCCCGTGACGTGGACTGCCCGGATGGCCCTCCGCTGACCTTCGCCGCGCCACCCGAACCGCCCCGGCTGCCGTACGAGGAGCTCCGCGCGAAACTCCCCCGGGTTCCGGAGGGCGGCCGGGTGGACGAGGCCGAGGTGAGCCGTAGGCTCGCCGCCCTGGATCTACATCCGGCGGTTCGTACCGAGGTGAAGGCGGACGGCGGCCTGGTCGGAGTTCTCCTGTCGGTGAACGGCAACGGCTTCGACGCGCAGGACTGCCTTCTCGCCCGAGTGGGCCCCGGTGCCACCGAGGTGTGGGTGCCGCCCCGGATCCAGCGGATGCCCGGAGAGGGCGGCTGCACCGTCGGCAACGCCCTGCACCCGACGGCGTCACCGCACTGA
- a CDS encoding phosphotransferase family protein — translation MDEVKVVVAHSERATLRVGDVFLKVDADQARIDVEVEAMALVPVPTPEVLWRRPPVLAIAAVPGTALGRLGEPSTASPAAWAAAGAAVRKLHDAPLPPRPGRAGRDLDELAAELDGECERLVADGVLPADLVTRNRQVAEAALRPWPPAFTHGDLQIAHVFVDGDEITGIIDWSEAGRGDALYDLATLTLGHEEHLGDVIAGYGTDVDLDVIRAWWSLRSLLAVRWLAEHGFDPSAPGCEVDVLRSRL, via the coding sequence ATGGACGAGGTGAAAGTCGTCGTCGCTCATTCCGAGCGAGCGACCCTGCGCGTCGGCGATGTGTTCCTGAAGGTGGACGCCGATCAGGCGCGCATCGACGTCGAGGTCGAGGCGATGGCCCTGGTGCCGGTCCCGACCCCGGAGGTCCTGTGGCGCAGGCCGCCCGTGCTGGCGATCGCCGCGGTCCCGGGGACGGCTCTCGGCCGCCTCGGTGAGCCGTCGACCGCGTCCCCGGCGGCATGGGCCGCGGCGGGTGCCGCCGTCCGGAAGCTGCACGACGCGCCGTTGCCGCCCCGGCCCGGCCGGGCGGGCCGGGACCTCGACGAGCTGGCGGCGGAACTCGACGGCGAGTGCGAGCGGCTCGTGGCTGACGGCGTCCTGCCCGCCGACCTGGTCACCCGCAACCGCCAGGTCGCCGAGGCCGCGCTCCGACCCTGGCCTCCGGCGTTCACGCACGGCGACCTGCAGATCGCTCACGTGTTCGTCGACGGCGACGAGATCACGGGCATCATCGACTGGTCCGAGGCGGGCCGGGGCGATGCGCTGTACGACCTCGCCACCCTCACACTCGGACACGAGGAGCACCTCGGTGACGTCATCGCCGGCTACGGCACCGACGTCGACCTCGACGTGATCCGCGCGTGGTGGTCGTTGCGAAGCCTGCTGGCGGTTCGCTGGCTGGCCGAGCACGGCTTCGACCCGTCCGCGCCGGGCTGTGAGGTCGACGTACTGAGATCCCGGCTGTGA
- a CDS encoding nuclear transport factor 2 family protein — protein sequence MIIEALDPMDRLLAERACERLIVEFVHRLDLGHPGDVADLFTDVGFWEWAEGGRRIQGRDALRSYFAGRPPDRLSRRICTNILVTVTSKATATATTYFTTYRVDGYAGVFVPPRAPTQVGHYEDSFLKVEGRWLLSSRSLYLAFAGPTERLEATADE from the coding sequence ATGATTATTGAAGCGCTGGATCCCATGGACCGTCTGCTTGCTGAGCGAGCTTGCGAACGCCTCATCGTCGAGTTTGTCCACAGGCTCGACCTTGGTCACCCGGGAGACGTGGCCGATCTCTTCACGGACGTCGGGTTTTGGGAGTGGGCGGAAGGCGGCCGTCGGATTCAGGGCCGTGACGCACTTCGGTCGTATTTCGCTGGGCGGCCCCCGGATCGGCTCTCGCGCCGGATATGCACGAACATCCTGGTCACTGTCACATCCAAGGCAACAGCCACCGCGACCACCTACTTCACGACCTACCGTGTCGACGGTTATGCCGGTGTCTTCGTGCCCCCGCGGGCCCCGACGCAGGTCGGCCACTACGAGGACTCGTTCCTCAAGGTCGAAGGCCGTTGGCTCCTCAGTTCTCGCTCCTTGTACCTCGCATTTGCTGGGCCGACCGAGCGGCTTGAAGCAACGGCCGACGAGTGA